CAAAAAATGAAGGTTAGTAGTACCTTAGTATATAGTACTGTTGATCCTCTTTACAGTCATTTGAAACACGTGCTGGATACAGTTGTTTTGACTCCCTGTCTGCGGGGAACCACAAAGGTTTTTAAAGGTTAGTGAAATTATGATTCTGATCAGTGTTTTTATTCAACAATGGGACTTGGCTACTAATTCATTTACATCTGAGAGGGCTTAGGCCGATCTGCTTTTTAGTTTATTTGAATggtacatgtaaaaataattttaatttataacaGCACAAGTGATCAAAAGATTGTGTTCTTGTTCCAATTAACATATCCTGCATCCCCTACATTGACTGAAATGTTTCTAATGGTAGTTAACAACTACTTATTTTGTGATGGAGTTTCCTAATAAAAGGGGGCCTGTCCATGAGAGAGGTTGAGGAAGAAATTCTTGTCCATCTAGTttttaaaactgctgaaaaaGTGGTCTGTCAATTTCAGACAACCGTCAACTGACAACTAACCAGGGAcaccaaactaaaataaattccaaaaaaTAACGGTTTTACCAAAAGATTTACTCCAAAATTGATGAAGGTATATTATGACACATGCCAATAgaaggcagaaaaaaaagagttgtGACTAGGGGGACATTCACCTTAAAGATTAACATAGTGGACATGGGATTTTAAAAATGGATATAAGGTTTCAGTGTATGCTGCTGTCTAGTCACAATGAAACCCAGATTCATTGATTCTCAGAAACGTGTAATTACTTAAACATTGCATTGCAACACAGCCTCAATAACTTCTAATGCTTAGTATTACTGAAAAGCTGAAGGGAAAACAATGACATGCCACTACCGGCAAAGGGTGTAGTAGCGCAGGAGGAAACACTCGATCGGAGGAGGGGGAAGTTTTTAGAATTATAAAAATCGACCGCAAaatttgtttatctttttaacCCTTGCTAAAATGCTGAAAAGAAGAGCCCCCTCTGTGGTTGCCAGCAGCTTCCATCTTGACTTTTCTGACTTAATGACTCTTGCATAATGCTGTAGTCAAAGCTGATACTGCTTTGGATTAACTCTTTACCAAAATAGAATACAGGTGGAATACATTTGGTCTGGTAAAATTTAAAGAgtaaaagcttaaaataaaaattaataccagttttatttttatgatttaatttgGGATCTTCTCTTCAGTTCTACTTATACGTAACAGAAACTTAATTAGACTAGTGTCTTTATAGAATTACAAGCCAGCACAATCTAGTGAACTGACATTAACCTTAACATATTTGTGGGCTAGAGTACAGGTTGTCAATTATATTTGCTGGGGTGACAAatcacaaaaaagcaaaacactgtaGCAGTGAAACTTGGTCTACGTGTAGGTATAACATCAGAGCcatttttatattacaataaGTGTACATTTAATTAGAATTAAATTCTGAGTACAACTAGTCAGAACACTGAAATAACTGCTCCATCCTGtaggtttttttaaaatttttattattcCTCTCATTATTTGCTTTTGCTTTCAAATTAGGTCTCAagctgtataaaaaaacaactgctgatttttgttttgtttctatgaaGCATATGtgtttacatacatattttagagtaaagtataaagaaaaacatttgtagTATTAATTTAAGATGTTTTCCCCATTAAGTACTTATCAGATGATTTATCCATACCTTTAAATACTCCATTGTAAAGCTGTAACAATGTTGGTTAATGCTTTTACCAATAAATGTtctatttacttttaatttgtgaagttagtgctcaagaaaggtGGGTGACACAGTTTGAATTTTTTAATCCACTGTCATGTAATTCCGAGCCTCTCTGAAGCAGAGACGGACAGTTATGCTGAATAGTGGTGTCTGGTGAATATGTATTAATGTTCACTAGGGGCTGGATTGAGATCATCAGACAACGTTTATTTGTGACAGCTGGATTCAAAGACAGGTCTGCAGAATTTGAAGGCATGACAAGCTAGTAAATAAGCTTAGTGCAGCACTTTTAAGTTTCATGAAGTTTCACATTTGTCAAGTATTCATTGTGGTTGTTAGCAAActcttgtgatttaaaaaatcatatgCACAATAAATGTGCATCCCCAATTCAGCAGGGGAATATACACTTAATTAGCCACAAAAGGCTTTTCATTGAGCAAGGGGAATTCTACCCCTGCCCCCcacatgcatgtttatttttaagtgaaaagCATGAGCATCAtcaacattcatttttatatatatatatatatatatatatatatatatatatatatatatatatatatatacacacacacacacaatgcctacaGTAAGTGCTCACCCCCCTTCGACTTTTTCAGTTTGATGTTTTATAACCTGAAATTTTTTCCTGTGATTCACAACTTACTCAACAcattgaagaggcaagataatttttattgtgaaacagttatgaaaaataaaaataacaaaaaaaaaaaaactgaaatgtcttgattagataagtattcagctccctgagtcaatacttggtagaaccacctctggcagcaattacagctatgagtcttttGGCGCaaatctctaccaggtttgcacatctggatcgtgcagtatttgcccatttttcttggcaaaattgttcaagctctgtcaagttggatggggatcgttaatggacagcaatcttcaagtcttcccacagattctcaattcgattcaagtctgggctttgactgggccactctaggacattcgctttcttgtttttaagacaccccagtgtcgctttggctgtgtgcttggggtcattgtcctgctgaaaggtgattATCTGTCCCAGTCTTGGGTCTTTTGCAGAccgaagcaggttttcctcaaggatttgcctgtatttagcttcatccattttgccctccaccgacaagcttcccagtccctgccgatgaaaatcatccccataacatgatgctggaatcaccatgcttcacagtagggatggtgttacaaTGAtggtgtgttgggtttgtgccagacataacactttgcatttaggccaaatcgtacaatttttgtttcatcagaccacagaatcttttgccacatcttttcagtctcccacatacctttttgcaaattccaagcaagATTTTacatggcttccttcttgccactctttcatacaggccagatttgtggaatacctcagctattgttgacacatggacagtttctctcatctcttttagagttgtcattggcctcttggtggcttctctgaccaatgcccttcttacctggctgatCAGTTTGGgtggacagcctgctctaagcagattctgggtgatgccgtataccttccacttcttaatgatcgacttgactgtgctccaaggaatagtcaatgcctttgaaatctttttatacccctcccctgatctgtgcctttccgcaactttatcccggagttgttttgaaagctccttggtcttcttggtagtatctttgctttgaatgcactacctaaCTTTGGGACCTTACAGACAGGtgcatttaatctgaaatcatatgAGCCACTTTCATTGCatacagatggactccatttaacttattgtgtgaattccaaaggcaattggttgcacctggtTACACACAGATGTAATTTAGTCCACATTTAATGTTAAGTGTGATCTGCGAAACCTGCCACGTTATaatcgcttgctttaaatcaactcaagacccacctgttctctcttgctttccatgctctttaagcctgatatctgctactCGCTGCTGTGTTGCTACTACTATTTTACGTACAATAGTAACAATGTAttatgtactatttcatgtattatggtACTATCATGTTATGCACTTTctagtgtatttaatgtattatggattttcatgCTGTTACTATGAAAatcactatataaaaaataaagattgattaataaCTGCATTTCTAGCATGCAAGTGTTTCAGTCAATAGCACCCAAAACTCTACGGATCCTTTAACCCTTTAcgttacaaataaaaatgcaaacttTATTTTAGGCAATGAAGTGAATGATCATGAAATGTCAGTTTctttgtgatacttgagtcactctcaaatatATTTGAACAACCGCttaattccttgtgtaccttaaagAGTTAATGGCACCCTACAAtagtaaaacaaattaacaattgATGAATTGCAAAAAGTATCGAGGAGTTGTAGCTTTTCATTTTTGTCACCAGTGAAGACACAATGTAAGTGAAACCCAACAAATTAAATAATCTTAGTAAAATGTAtgctggcacttttttttttataaaacaaaatcaaaaaaggtttaatttaagcatttttttgGCAAAAGAACTAATTTAAGAAATATATGCTCAGTAGTCATCATACTGCAAGCAtctgccttttaaaataaaaagcaaacaatgaTTGTGTAAGACCAACATTTACTTGTGCCATCTGGCAATGGGCAGAAGATGGATAAAGGTACTGTGGCTGGGCATATTATTGATATTATCAATTGTTACAAAACTATGGGTTGCAATTATTTTGTGGTTCACGGTTGTACCAAGTGATGTGACCTTTTTGAATAATTTTTAATGAACCGTAATTGAACCTCAATCATTTCAAGCTTCTCATTAGAATGTGGATTGTAAAAAGGTCTCTCCAATTCTTTTCTTTGTTGTTGCCCTTCCGTTTCATTTCTTCCAGcgagttttacttttaaaaggcCAGTTTTAAAGCAAAAGGGGGCCACTACAAATAGATTGTCAAtaataaagatgcattttaaatatgCTCTTAACATTTTATGAAATTCATCAGTCCAAGCACTAGATAAGGCCCATTTTGCTCAACTGAACTTGAAAATGTTCTGACAAACTAATTGTTAATAACTGTGTTCAAACTAAGCATAAATATGGTGGGGTCTGATACTTTGACTCATTAACCCTAAATGTTTAAAGCCTATACAACTGAAGCTAATTACTTTTAATACCGTCAAAGTTGAGCTAACATGCCAAAATTCATGATTAATTTTATATTCTGCAAAATAGTCGCagacaaaagcaaaataaaagcatttagtgaacattagccaaaatacacaatttctagcaGTTTAACAATCTTTGTAAATGTCTAATTGTTGCTATGAGGTTTTGACCACAAGTTGAATTTCTTAATCGTTGGGCAAAAGTTCggagaattataaaaaaaaccttttcagacattttacttttctaaaaaaattgaatatacagtacattgaattgaacatgcagtttattttacatcGTATATTATGTGAGCAAGTAAAGATTAGTCAAAATACAGCAGAATCATCCGAGTTGGATTGTCCTGTACAACttacaaaaatatgaattaacCACCTTAAGGTGCCAGGGACAAATGCAAACTGTCACTACTTGTTTTTGCTAAGCAAATCAAAGGTATTTTTCAAAGCCATGATGTGCTTTCTTTCAAAGCCAATTTAATTCCAACTACCATCTCCTTTCTGAGATAAAGAACATGGTTTTCTACAAACTAGCACATCAGTTATGCATTGACCCAATGATATTCACACTTAAGACATTTACAGCTGATTTATTTCAAAGTATAGGATCCAATCATTAAATCTCAGACTGATACAAGAACACTATCCAAAAAATAGATCAACagcaagctcacagtaaaaccattGTATGTACAGTTCTGACATGTTATAGACcgatgtttaaaaaggcaaatatatataatttatatatatatataatatatatatatatatatatatatatatatatatatatatatatatatagatctaaaATACACTACATCTTCAGTTATAGAAGAATATTAATGACACTGTGTCTTTTTCCAGTAAAATGAAACTCATTACCTACATGCATTGATAAAATATCAACCAAGTTGGTTATCAatgtccttatatatatatatatatatattatatatataatatctatatatatatatatatattatatagatatatatatatatatatcacacacgaTGGGATTCAGGTTattctaaatactgtacaaaagacAAAGATTACCGGTTAACTGTTTCTTCGTAGGATGATGAACTCCCGGTCTCCATGTTGCTTGGTCAGAAGCAACAAACCGATCTCTTCCCCTGAGATCACTGACGTAATCCTTGTCTCCGCTAAAGCCAgtgtacctcctccatgaaacCACACATCATATCCGAATCATtgtcccaattaaaaaaaaaaaaaacaagacagtaaaagaaaaagggggaaggtgtgtggagttcatcatcctacaaaaaaccatattacaggtaatcttggTCTTCTAACCTCATATGATGAGCATCACTCACAAAATGAACCATACCAAAGCATTAAGACAAGAGGGTGGTAGGTTAGATGTTAGCACAGGAAGCCATAGGTACATATTGAGTAAAAGTAGTCTGAAAGCAAGACACATTCAagttataatgttaataaagGTGTCGAACGAAGTCCCGGTAGTAGTGTGGCAGATGTCCTGTATTGGGCAGATTTTAGTTTTGCCCCTAAAACAGCCATACTCTGCCAAGTGGGCTTTGATGGTCCCTGGCTGAAACAGATTCAATGGAGGATTTGATCCAACTGGATATGTTCTGTTTGGAGACAGGTTTGCCCTGGTTCTATAAGCCTTCTTGCAAAGATCACAGGCACTAGAAATGCTCCCCACCCCAATTAAGAATTTTACTTTGCATGTAGCTACGTTTTGAACAGTAGTACCCAAAGTGTGTTGAATACTAGGCTAAAGCTCCATTAatccttagcagtccatttattcagcacttgtcaggtccaatttattttcacatgggcGGTttaattatccccccccccccccccccccccagagtaaaacaagttCAAAAGACAatgaatcgcaaaaaaaaaaactcagtactgtatctacagccaagccccacccgtTTCTcgcagtatttttcacatacctcttcatagaccTTCATGCtgttaaatcctctcctgatcactcgttttatcaccaagctccgattcaaaaatgcaatacaagtcattttattactataacatctcaaaaagttctgcaaatgtctgtgatattctttgaaccctggatgcagaagcagctacctcctttgttatgtccgtgttatctctgtaatgcatggggctatgagaaacgccctttttttatggtttcattcggctcctctctgtctcactctgccattgaaaggttttctctgcttttttcggAGAAAAAACggtactagagacctgtgctttatgtctttatGATGATGTTggaatggaaagggaaaattgtaatgtcggacctggtctgacataggactgcaaagggttaagggatGAAGTGTTTCCTTGGGCCGTAGGTGGTTAACCCCTCTAATGACTCTAGATACCACAGGGTGGGATATGAATCTTGGTAAAAGATAGGGAGGACAGTTGTGGAACAGGTGGCTGAAGCATAAAAAGTAATTCAGTAAAAAGATATCCCAGAGGCAACTTATTTCACTTTCCCTGCACAGACCTGAGAAATGGAAGCTCCCCGTCAACCCATGATTCGGATATAACATGATAGTTTTATGGAGGAAGTACACTGGCTTTGGTGCCGAAAAGGATTAGATCAATGATCTCTGGATAAGAGATCAGTTTGTTTCTTATAAccaagcaacatggagactgGAAGTTCATTTTGTGTGGTTTTCATCATACAAGGtaagaatacctttttttttttttttttttttttttattaaatccataCTGTACTTTAATATGATTCCTAAATGTCATCCTtagcatatacagtgcctacaaaatgttcaccttttgttgccttatagcctggaattaaaatgtagtttttttaggGGGGgttttcttcatttatctacacatcctaccccacaacttccaagtaaaaataacattctaggaatttgtagaaaattaattaaaaataaaaactgaaacagcttggttggataagtgtcccccCCCCTTGtgatagcaatcctaaattagctcaggtgtatccaatcgccttcaaaatcacacaccaagtgttaaattgtagtgattcatgtgatttcaggataaattcagtagttcctgtaggttccctttgctgggtagtgtatttcaaagcaaagactcaaccatgagcaccaaagctctttcaaaagaactccgggacaaagttgttcaaaggcacagatcaggggatgggtataaaaaatggGTATCAaaatgccttgaatatcccttggagcacggtcagacaattaagaagtggaaggtgtatggcaccaccaagaccctgcctagattaggccgtccctccaaactggatgacagagcaaggaggagactgatcagagaggctaccaagaggccaagggcaacttttcaagagctacatgcttttatggccaagactggtcaaagtgtgcatgtgacaacaatatcccaagcactccacaaatctggcctgtatggtagggtggcaagaaggaagccattactcaagaaagcctaccttggATCCCGTTTGTAGTATGCAAGAAAAAGTTTGTAGTACGTGTTCCCGTTTGTAgtatgtggcaaaaaagttttgtggtctgacaaatctaaaatttaactttttggcctaaatgcaaagcgttatgtttggcgtaaacccaacacagcgcatcacccaaaaaacaccatccctactgtgaagcatggtggtgacagcatcatgttatggggatgtttctcatcatcagggactggggcacttgtcaagatagaagggaaaatgaatggagaaaagtacagagaagtccttgaggaaaacctgctgccctctgcaagaaagatgaaactgggatggaagttcacctttcagcatggcaacaacccaaagcatacagactctccagtgtaactttggctaaggaagaaaaaggtaaatgtccttgagtggcccagtcagagccctacCTAAAtcaaatcgaaaatttgtggcatgacttaaatattagatattgccaaatctaggtgtgcaaagttggtagagacctatcccaacacttGCTTCCACCAagcattaactcaggggggtggagacttatccaattatgatcttccagttttgtattttaatatatctttttctcaataacatttttttcccccttactGTGAAgtacggtgtgtagataagtgggaaaaaaatcctaatttaaatgcatacaactctaaggcactgacaatgtgaaaaaagttcaagggggtgtagattttctataagcactgtattaAAAACTGAACGGACCTTATGAAGATGGCAAAATAGATTGAATTGGATTAATTGTGTTTGAAAtgagtggataaaaaaaaataatctaaaaacaggataaaacagTAATTTGCACAAAAATCAACCTTTCAAAACAAGCTTGAATTGGTAACATTGAAAAAGTATCCATTACTGCATTCAAAGTATTTTTACAACTAGGAACTGAACATGCGTCACACTTACCAGATGCCTTACATTGCTTAGAAAGATTCTACATAAATAACCTCCGACTTACCATGATTTAAAATAGAGGCCCATATAGTgtctttaaaaacactgtttctCATCACTCAGTATTATGAACTAGAAAGTCCTCAAAACCATCCACTTCAGTTGTATTCCATCCAATATAACTATAATGCAAGGTTTAATACAAAgacaatttataaaaatgttcagATATCACTGATTTAAAACTTTTACAGAACCAGAAACATGACATCAGCTAGGTTTTTTCTTTACATTACAGCACATATCTTCAGGAACACTGTACTCCAACTCTTTAATCAAAATGCGTTATGCTTCTAGACTAGCTatggaaaacaaatgtgttatatATGATGATTATACCCTACATCTCTCCcagttttttttaaccaatatatCCTAACTGATCAGCAGGTAAATAGCTTTCATACAAGTAGTTTGCAAGTaaggggagaaaaagaaaaaagttgtgttttttttttgtttttgtttttttttgttttttttttaaatggaccgCCCAGTAGTAGATGAGTGTTCAGTAAATTACTTGAATAGGTACATTtaagaaactaaatcaagtagacaaaagttttgccaaatgcctttatcagtgtaaTAGGAATGAACATAAATCCACTGATAGGGAAAATATTGGAGTTACAGAACTTGCAGCAAATAACGCCTGATATGGAGGGTACTATTGATATTATGAACCAAAAAGTGCAAAAACTGCTGCATAGAAAGCAAACGTCAACATGCTGAACCTAGCTTGCATACCAGTGGCTTTATAATGAACATAATGGCATTATGGCAGATGGCAGAACTTATAATCCAAACTAGAATCGGCTGCCACAGCAGCTTTAGTTGTAGTTTGTAGTTGTTCTACAGAAATGTGATTTGCTGTGTAAACTAGTTATTTTACAAATAGTATCAAGAGTGACATTTTACAATTAATTCTAGGTTTTGTGTTTACTAGAAATAGCTTTccaaaatgcaatgcaaaacgccttttataaaaacatttgtgtttcCTAACAGACATATGAAGGCTTCTGACAGAAGTCATACCTGCTTAAAATTACTTTCTCCGTCTAAAAGAATTCTAGTTGGCAGGGTTAAATTTGTTGGATTGCATAGGAAGAATGGCCTATACACCCATGAACAACTGTGACTGGCCAcactttgaatatttattttcagtccagtaacagcaaactgctgccaGTAGTCagcttttgtgtttctttttagtcAAATCATCAGAAATTGCAACTTTAGGAGCCACAGCTTGTCAGTCCTGTTGGTACCATACAAAAATCATGAAGTCGATTTATTTCGGGGACACAGATaaggacaatggaattcaaatgtCTGTAGGCTAACATTCTCAAATATGTCtccatttacacaagaaaaacacTAGCTTCAAAACAGTCCCTTCTTTACCTCCACTAGACTGTACAAACCAACACACACCTTTTCTTTTAATGCACTATCCCTTTTACTGAAAACTTTGTCCAAAATCctattattttttccccccattccTAAACTTTCTCCACTGGCGCTGGAATCAGGGTTGCCTTTTTGCTCCTCTTCTTCCGGCTGCGAGCGTAGACCCTCAGTAAGAGGGCCAGAAAGACCACGGTTATTCCCAGGCCACCCACTATGGTGACTGCGTGGCCATAGATGAAACAGGACAGCAGGATAGCGAAGGCCTGTCGCAGGGTCATGATGATGGTAAAGGCGGCGGCTCCAAACTGGCCGATGGTGTAGAAGATGAAGAGTTGACCACAGGCTGAACAGACGGACAGGAGAAGAGCGTGGAAGGCAAACTCTGAATGACGGCTCATGAACTTCAGGGACTCCAAAAAGGCACCCTGCTCCAGGAGTGAGCCCACAGTAAACAGACAGGAGAAGAGGTTGACCCCGAACATCATCTGTACCGAggacattttgtatttaaagagaTTGTCCTGCCAGTTGGATGTGAAGCTGTCAAACACAATGTAACCTGCTAAAATGACCACCCCTGAAAAGGTGGTGACTGTTGACGGGTGCTTGTAAGTGGTGCTGGAGAGCAGGAACATGCTGACACCCACAGAGATGAGGACCGCTGTGAAGTACTCCCAGTATTCATAGCTCTTCCGGGAAACTATCTTCCCCATCAACATAACTGGAATAACCTTGGAAGCTTTTGCCAGCACTTGCGTTGGGAAGCTGATGAACTTAAGGGCCTCGTACTGGCACCAGCTGCTCAGGATGTTTGAGAGGGAGGCAAAGGAGTACTTGTACATGGGGACTCCATGCCGAGGCTGCTTGGTGAGGGCGCAATAAATCCCGGCTACCGTCAATGCCAAGATCCGGTTCATGAAAACCAGAAACTGGGAATCCTTGAATTTCTCACCCAGCTCTGTGTCTGCGGTCCTGTAGGTTTGAGTCATGACTCGCTCTTGTAGGACACCCCATGTGAGATACGAAGCCTGGAATGATAAGTTTCACCTTTAAaagaggtttatttttttgttaagtaaacagtacaaaatagaaaaaaaaaaatctctaaaaaaaattttttttttttttagctccatAGCTTCCAGAATGGATCATTTGATCAATTATGAGCACATTTGTTATGACTCCTTTCTGTAGTATGTTTGGCACATTAGTTTAGGATGTGGAAAAAAGCAGCAGCTAAAAAAACAGGAATCACTTA
The Polyodon spathula isolate WHYD16114869_AA chromosome 5, ASM1765450v1, whole genome shotgun sequence DNA segment above includes these coding regions:
- the LOC121315982 gene encoding adenosine 3'-phospho 5'-phosphosulfate transporter 1-like, with translation MWGGCTRIERVKKSTMTSVLWRFWPALILVMLPLAQAAEEESLLQESWNDFWLFRFFLNISGYATIIVPGYLLIQYYKRKNYLETGRGICFPAIKSCVFGSETKSGLQEDVSATSRNEATVASSSSAKQFAKLLVCAFGLQASYLTWGVLQERVMTQTYRTADTELGEKFKDSQFLVFMNRILALTVAGIYCALTKQPRHGVPMYKYSFASLSNILSSWCQYEALKFISFPTQVLAKASKVIPVMLMGKIVSRKSYEYWEYFTAVLISVGVSMFLLSSTTYKHPSTVTTFSGVVILAGYIVFDSFTSNWQDNLFKYKMSSVQMMFGVNLFSCLFTVGSLLEQGAFLESLKFMSRHSEFAFHALLLSVCSACGQLFIFYTIGQFGAAAFTIIMTLRQAFAILLSCFIYGHAVTIVGGLGITVVFLALLLRVYARSRKKRSKKATLIPAPVEKV